Genomic window (Apodemus sylvaticus chromosome 22, mApoSyl1.1, whole genome shotgun sequence):
aagagtggatgcaaaaaatgtggtatatctacacaatggagtactattcagccattagaaacaatgaattcatgaaattcttaggcaaatggatggagctagagaacatcatactaagtgaggtaacccagactcaaaaggtgaatcatggtatgcactcactaataagtggatattaacctaaaaaattggaatacccaaaatataatccacacatcaaatgaggtacaagaagaaaggaggagtggccccttgttctggaaagactcagtgaagcagtatttggcaaaaccagaatggggaagtgggaaggggtaggtgggaggacagggggagaaaagggggcttatgggactttcggggagtggggggctagacaaggggaatcatttgaaatgtaaataaaatatatatcgaataaaaaaaagaagttcacaCCTGTATGTGACTTCAAGGTCTGTCTCAACAGGCTCAACTTTGTGCTCTAGGTCCTTCAGATGCACACATTGTCACTCTTATTCAAGATTACCCACATACCCCAGGAGGGGTAGAGAAGAGAGCATCAATTACTGTTCACGGTCCAGAACTCATGGATACCACAGATCTAGGTCAAGGTCACCTTTATATAGTCCATACCACTCAGAGTCTAGATCTCCTCAAACATTTAGGGGACTGTCTCCCACTAAAAACAAATTACCTCAAGGAGAATAGGGGGTGACTGTTTTCCTAGATATAGGGACGTTACATCCCCTTATGACATCAAAGAGTAATGTGGGCAGAGTGTCAGTTTTACAGACTCATTTGAAAAAGAACACTACCAGGAATGGGAGAGGATATTCTTCGAGTGGTATGACAAGTACCAAATGGTATGCAATGAATGGATGTGCAGCTTAGATCCTCTGCAAACTGAGAATTCTTTTCTCTAGAGAGACGTTTACCTACCTCAATATCAGAAATTCACCCTTCACAAGAAAGCACAGAGAATACTATGCTATTGGAAAAGTCATGTAAAGAGACATTTAGGCGGCAACTATCAAGAAAGATTTCAAGAAGGGACAATCACAATCCAAAAGATAATCCAAAATTAAGAGAGAAGGGCTGTGAGAATGTTCATGGGAACAGTCAATGGAACAATCATATGCTgatcatcagtgggaggagaggctctcaGGCATGAGAGTGTTCCATTTTCTAGTGTAAGGGGATGGCAGGGTGGGAGAATGGGAATGCGTGGGTGGGGGTGCACCTCCTAAAGTCAAGGGcagtggggatgggatgggggagacctggaatggggaaaacatttgaaagataaataaagaaaatatccaaaaaatatCTTTAGGCCTGCCATTCAATATCGATTATATTTCTGAGATATCAATTGTGAATTCAAGTCCAATTATGATAAAAACAGATCATCTATGCTAGTTTATTTGTGCCTCAATACCAGGATCCTGCACTTCTTGACTTTAATGTATAGATTCATTTCCAACTATCTACTCAAACATAAAATCTCAGACTCTTAGGTTTTCAATAGTCCTCTGGAAATTGGTTTGAGAAATAAATTTCATttccatatatatgcatatatatattatatgtatattcaattatatttaaAGCCACATTtggtgaaaagaaaaatgaagagaaatatttcatttcaatGACATTTATAAAATTGTCTTGAGCTCTATTTTAACTTATGAAAGCACtgcaattatattatatatatatatatatataatataattatatataaatatataagtacacttagacacatacatatatatgacagtTTTAATGGCCTAATGACACGATTCCAAACTATTTCCTCAGGTaaacatttcttcccttttcagcTCTACCAGACCCTTTCCAACTGAAGATAATTGCCCTTTTAGTGTATTCTTATATCTCCAATAAAGAGATAATGTATTTAACCAACAATTGCTTGAAAATGTGTTtgctgttcttatttttattctatatacaTTTGTCCACGGAGCCATTTTCCTGACAGTAGTAATGAAGTTGATTATTTTAGTGATTTCCTTAAGATCTGAAATTcaggaaaaggtctttaccaaccctacatctgacagagggctaatatccaatatatacaaagaactcaagaagttggtctccagagaacaggataaccctgtttaaaaatggggcatagagctaaacaaagaattttcacctgaggaatatcaaatgcctgagaagcacctaaagaaatgttcataatccttagtcatcagggaaatgaaaatcaaaacaaccctgagatctcacctaaaaaactcaggagatggcaGGTTCTTCACAGGtggtggaaaaagaggaacactcctccactgctgatgagaTTGCAAGTgggttaagaaaataaaatccaaccactctggaaatcagtttggtggttcctcagaaaacaagtCATAATAATCCTataggacccggctataccactcctgggcatataaccagaggattatCCTGCATGTtatgaggatacatgctccactattttcaaagcagctgtatttataatagccagaagctggaaagaacccagttgtccctcagtggaggaataaatacagaaattgtgatatatatatataaggcaaaggacactccatATATAAtgatggagtaatattcagccattaaaaataatgacttcatgaaattcttaaacaaatgaatggaactggagactatcatcctgagtgagctaacccaatcacaaaagaacactcatggtattgactcactgataagtggatattagcctagaacgtttgcatacccaagacacaattgacacatcaaatgatccccaagaaggaagaagtggcaagcaggtagatcaatggaatagaattgaagacccagaaatgaacccacacacccatggtcacttgatcttcgacaaaggagctaaaatcatccagtggaaaaatgatagatagcattttcaacaaatggtgctggttcaactggaggtgagcatgcagaagaatgcaaatggatccattcttatctccttctactaagctcaactccaagtggatcaagaccctccatataaaaccagatccactgaaagtaatagaaaagaaagttgggaagacccctgaggacaagggcacagggggaaagttccggaacagaacaccaatagcttatgctctaagatgaagacttgacaaatgggacctcatgaatttacaaagtttttataaggcaaaggacactgtcaatcagacaaaatgtcaaccaaaaattgggaaaagaccttcaccaaccctacaaacaatagagagctaatatccaatatatacaaagaactcaagaaactagactccagagagacaagtAACCCTGTAAAAAtgggggtacaaatctaaacaattttttttttcacatgaagaatttcatatggctgagaagcaccttaagatatgctcaacatccttagtcatgagggaaatgcaaatcaaaacaaccctgagatttcacctcacagcagtcagaatggctaagattcaaaactcaggagacagcagaagttggtgaggaagtggagaaagaggaacactcctccactgctggtgggattgcaacctggtacaatcactctggaaatcagtgtggtggttcctcaaaaaactgggcattaCACTTTTGGAGGACCCGGCTATCCCACGGCCGGTCATAAATAGAGAGGATTCCCCCAGattgcaataaggatacatgctccactatgttcatagcagccttatttataatagccagaatctggaaagaaagcaggtgtccctcaatggaggaatgaatacagaaaatgtggtatatttacacatcgggatactactcagcaattaaaaacaatgaattcatgaaattcttaggcaagtgtttggaactagaagatatcatcctaagagaggtaacccaatcacaaaagaacatacatggaatgcaatcactgataagtggatattagcccagaaggtcaaatacccaagacacaattaacatataaaatgattcccaagaagaaggaaggaaaggacccatgtactggaaaggcttgatgcagcaatttGGGGGAatgattaccaggacagagaagtgggagggggctgattgggaataggcagagagaagagggcttatgggatttatggggagggggaacctggaaagtggaaatcatttggaatgtaaacaaaggatgtagagaaagagaaaaaaggattGAAATAACAGTCAACACTTTTACATTTACATGgttagaatataaattaatttatccACTAAAGAGAACATTTTGGGGTTTCctagtaaacaacaacaaaatcaaaacaaacaaacaaaaaataagaaataaacaacaaaaacaaaaacacagaaatgatCTTGGTCCTTTTGGAAACCTATGCATAAGAAAATGTAGCCGTAGGCAGGTGGTGAtatcacaggcctttaatcccagcacttgggaggcagaggcaggcatatttctgagtctgaggccagcctgtcctacaaaatgagttccaggaatgccagggctatacagagaaatctgtctccaagcacaaacagacaaacaaacaaacaaacaaattacagTATGTCCTAATAGCAACATTACCAGGATCATTGTatcgttttttctttttttaataataaataaatttatttatttacactccttACTTTATTTTCCACACAGTTCatcctctgactattccacattcTATACCTCCTCCAAAGGCCCCTCTCCATGTGGATATCCCTACCCCCttcaccccctccccacctgtCCTCTAAACAccatggggcctccagtctctggagggttaggtaaatcatctctgaataaacaccAACTGGGCAGTCCTCTACTGCATGTGAGTTgagggtctcatatcagctggtgtatgcagcCTGTTTGGTGGGCCACTGTTTGAGAGCACTTAGAGATCCAGATTGAGGGTGccggtcctcctacaggattgccatTCTCTTCAGTTcatttcagccttctctaattcaacaacagggttcagcagcttctgttcattggttgggagcaaatatctgcatctgactcttgcaGCAGCTTGCTTGATTTTTTGGAGGGCAGTGAGGGAAGTTCCCTTTTTGTGAATGCTCCTTATTCTGAGTAATAGGGTTAGACCTTGGGATTacctttttactggggaattgagtccattgatcttaagagatattaaggaatagtgattgttgcttcctgctgtttttgatgtagtttttatgtttctgtggttaaCTTCTTTTAGGTTTGGTGAAAggaggttactttcttgctttttcttgtgtgtaggtTCCCTCCCttatttggtgttttccatttaatatcctttgaagtgctgggtttgtggaaagatactttgTAAATTTGTTGTTGTCATAAAAAACCTTAgcttctccatttatggtaattgaaagatttgctggatatagcagtttggtttggcatttgtgttcccttagggtctgcatgacatctgcccaggcttttctgaCTTTCCTAGTCTCTGgggagaaatctggtgtaattctgattcacatgttacttgacctttttcccttactgcttttaatatcctttctttgtttagaacatttgctgttttaattattatatgacaggatgaatttcttttcaggttgaatctatttggagttctgtaggcttcttgtatgttcatgggcatctgtttctttaggttggggaagttttcttctgtaattttgttgaagacatttactggccctttcagttggagatcttcactctcttctatgcctataatcctcaggtttggtcttctcattttgttctatatttcctggatattttgggtcaggagccttttgctttttttactttctttgactattgtatcgattctttctatggtatcttctgcatctattcctctctcttccatctcttgtattctgttgttgatgtttggatCCATGAGTCCTGAAttcatttctaggttttctatatcccgagttgtctcccttttgatttaattattgtttctacctccttctttagatcctggatggtttgttTAATTCCTGCAccagttttgttgtgttttcccttagttcttcaaaggcttcttgctgtttacatgtgttctcttgtatttccttaaggaagttatctatgtccttcttgaagccctctatgaTACccttcatcagcatcatgacctgtgattttaaatcaaaatcttgccttcctggtgtgttggggtatccagaacttgctgttgtggtaaaattgggttcagatggtgcaatattgccttgatttctgttggcaacattcccacgtttgccttttgccatcaggttatttctggtgttagttgggcctgcctTTGCTGGcaggagcttgtccctcctgtgtgtgtgcctataggcctgcctcagcaaccttgggtgagctgctttgtcctggcacaaattgctgtggtgctgcagagttcctgtgtgtaggtggagtcctggtgtggtgtgtgctATATGATCCTCTATTCTGGTAGAACCTGCCTACTACCAATCTCTTGcaagtcacagaagcaaagatgacggGGAAGACCCACTTACTTGTAGTTGGATTTAGTTATATACCTCTGCGGCCCCAATCAGCTCTGCATGCAGGCTGTATAGGcagatcctccactctgcagggctgATTCACTGGGGCAAGCTGCCTCTCCCTAGCTGGCCTCTGGCTGTATAGCTGTCTTCCTGCACTGCTTCAGGCCTTGGATTTCCTAAAAGAATTTACTATGGTGTGTAGAGAAAGCATTGAATGAGTCATCTAACTGAGTGAATCTGCTGAGCTTTAATGAGCCCCCTGCATTGAGGCACCAATATGCCACATATGGTCTTAAATATGGAAACATGTTCATGGATTTAATCTATAGTGACCCAGCAAATCCTTTATTCTCTTCCAGGTTGTTTGTAGACCTGAGTCCCTCCCAACTCAGAGGACCATCTTCCAGAATTTGTCAAATTCAGTGGTCAGATCGGTAACTAGCACAAGGAATCCGTTGCCACAATGTCCTGTGTGTACTACAAATTTTCCTCTAAACTCACCTCTGACATCATCAAGTTTGATGGACTCCATGTCTCCCTGTGCTACTTAAAGAAGCAGATTTGGGGAGAGAAAAGCTGAAAGCTGCCAATAGCGACCTGCAAATCATCAATCCAGAGACCAAAGAAGAATATACTGATGAAAATGCACTCATTCCTAAATATCCAACTGTGATTGTCAGAAGAATTCCTAGCAGAGGTGTTAAGTCTACAAGCAAGAACTATGTTCAATGGAAAACTGAACCAGGGATGACTCTTAGGAATGGGGatgggctgggtgggtgggggaagggcccaCAAGAAGGAAAAAAGCATGCTATTCCCCTAGGATAAACTCAGTCCCCTAGGAACAGAGACAGAGTATGACAAGATGTTGCATtatgttgctgcctgcagctactgtgaactggttcctggaagagaagctgagggatggatggggaaggggcaaaaagaatgagggccaggatgatagtttaccaaTTGAGTccaaaactttaataaatgtcAGTCAATATATAGCTTGGGAAAAAACCCTCCCTCCAGACTCTGGGCTGAATTTCAGGgaagttcttggctccactgctcaggcagctgggtgggtcacctgcttaattcaggaattcatagacctggagtaACAATGAActcttcaccttcactctgagcacttcACCCTGAATAGCACAgaaatccctgctcaacaaagactgggagaagaagttcaccttgaccaatgtcaagttcactctgagcattctaccctaggataaaaattcctgctgtaacctacttccctattatgccctaatgtaagattcctgcccgaagcccttgtccttgccaatgtcaagttcctaccatgtggcataataccccattatggctctgtacaacagAGGACAAAACAGGtagtctgctacagagctgggaaTGAGATAGGTAATTGGCTAcggagaagaggagggagtgtGAACATCTGAACCTCACCTACCTGCTTCACTGGCCTATTTGCTTCACAGCCAGTATAGGTTGGCATATTTTCCAGAAAAATCCAGATGAAGTTGGGTCTGGGATAAGAGAGTGAGTATGGAGGAAGGTTAAGAAGATCATCTGTATGGTGTGCTGGAGATGGGGTCAGAATGGAGGTGATCTGCTATAGAGATAGGAGTGAGACTGGGGAATTGGATTTCATGGAAAGGAGGGAGCCTTTAAGATCCACAATTAAAGTATCTTCTTCCCAGGCAGGAGTAACCTACAGGATCCCAGAGAATTCCTGATGATGTTGGAGGCTGGGTGGAATGAGTTGGGAAAGGGAACATTGGAGGTCTACATGATCTTTTCGAATTAGGTGTCCCCCAATGAAATCCCTGCCTGATGAGGTCACCCAGAAAAATCAGAGTAATAAAGGGGAGTTGGAGGAACATCATCCCCTGTTAAGACTTTCATGAAGACAAGAGGAACAGCCACTACTTAGGCCTTGGTTCCTTTCTACTTTCTCACTGGTATTCCAGGGGCCATATTAGATCTAATGCTCTGTACATCCGATCAGGCCTCTGAGGAATTGTAGGAGCCTGTGGTGCTCCTCTCTCcaatccatttttttctttacaaggtTGACTTCTACATCCCTGACAATAATCTGCATCTAACCTACCTGTTTCCCTGGCCTGAGTTGCCCATGGGTTcttgaatattaatattttaaacactATTTCCAAAACTAATAGAGGCTATATGAGTCCTCCATATCAAGCTGAGCTGTCCTGAGCAGCTTCTATTgtaagaccagaaaaaaaaacaaaacaaaacaaaacaaacccgagggtgccccagcaccccatgcctcacccatatcactcatgagaaatggtctcgatgcaataagcaagaggatatttattccagaggctctggggtccacattCATACACGCGCAGAGGTAGAGGACTGTGAGATCCCATGCAACTGAATTCAGAGGTATTTAAAgtggaaaaatcacaaggcaagtggtggaggacaaaaatcacaaggcaaggggtggaggacaaatcataCAAGGAactggggaagtacagaatgaggaagtcaggcaatagtttatgccttaaggaaggttagagattatctggagcaaatatccttggggcattgtatagttaaacattgggccagtcacAGGGtcggctatctttctcaagctgaaagcagtaaaacaagttactctgtgctgggctagttacTTAGGGGTCTAAAAACTTTGAATTGGCGTCTCTCACTATCCCAGGAGGACCTCCATTCTTTTGCCACCTCCCTCACTACCTTCATCAGACCCACTGAAGTATAGAAGTTAGCTTCCTTTTcccacccatcttccctgcttgTTGAGTCCTCTGAGCATGCCAAGCTGCCTTCATCAGACAGATAACCCAGGTAGACCTCCTTTCTCCTGCCAATTCTCTGCATAATTTCATCAGATTTGCAGCTCCTGaaccatacaaacatacagaTACTGAATCATACAGACCTGTAGATCTGGAATGATAAAGTCCAAGAATACCCATCAGAGGCATGCTATACCAGGACCATCGAGGTTAATCCCCCCCCTCCTAGTACCTACTACAACAGGAACATCCAGGACCCAAGgcatccagatggctaaaggtcCATGAACGAACACAAGCAACAAAGCCAGGTACAGAAggcaaacaagaagaaaggcacaGGAAAGGATGCTTGACTCTCACTTaggagggggaataaaatagtcataagaggaagATTGAGGAAAaaactgggtgagagagggaTACAGTGGTGAATTGGGGAATCAGgtgtagggagagagaggagggatgacCAGATATctgggagaatgaatggaaatctgcaactgacaggagTGGAAATGTAGGAGGTCTCTCCAGGAAGAGACaagacctgggataaggaaggTACTCCCAGAATTGAGGGGTTGTCCTGAACTATGATTCACCATATTGAAGATATGggacacctcctgtagccaggcagaaaccccagTGGAGGCAAAGGGACAGCAACACACCCATATTAATTGTgaccaaaatttatcctgtcttcaAGAAATGCTAGCATGGGGGATATAGCAGAGACTGagtgaatggccaaccaataactagaCCAATTGGAGACTCATCACAttggcaaacaccaatccctggcactattcatgatactctgctatgcttgcagacagaagtttctctcttctgagaggttctacccagcACCTGattcagacacatacagacacccacagacaaacagtggatggagcttggagactcttatggaaaaaCAGGAACAAGGATTGCAGCATGCAAGggcataggaactccacaggaagaccaacagtgtcatctaacctggacccttgatactctcagagactgaaccaccaaccaacgaacattgatgggctggacctaggcctccctgcacataagAAACTGATGTGTTGCTTGGTAttcatgtggatcctgaacaACAGGAGcagggactatcccaaaagctgttgcttgcAGGTGGGATGTATTTTTATAGCTCTGCtgccttttctgacctcagtgggagaatatttgcctagcctcacagagacttgaagtgccagggttggggatTCCCCGGGAGGACCTAACcaactcagagaagaagggaggtgggattgggggaagaattgtgggagggggtaactgggtgGTGGTcaatgagtgggatgtaaagtaaatatgtaaaataataataacaagaagaaaGATTAAAAGTCTGAAAAACTGCCATAGAAACtcttgaaaatatttcttatgctatatttaatattttgaagcaAATCATGTCAAATCTGAGTAGTTCAGGGTATTGTagtatttgtatattatatatatatgtcacaaaagaattcagagagttGGGTATGTggcattatttaataaaaatacaaatatactaAAATAAGACCCTTTATACAGTTACTATGGAATAAAGAGTGATATGCGATATGTCTTAATAAAGGTCCATAATCATAGGGACACCAGGTCTTGAATTTGCCTGACCTCTGAAAAATAACTTGACTGTTTAGATTGATATCCTAGACTTAAACATAATGGAAAATCACTCTACAGTATTGTATTCTTTACTTGAATTCCTTAGTATTTGATTTCATTTCAGAATTAGCATTAGAAAATAGAGCTTAGTTGAGAGATACCTTCAAAATTACAAAGAGACTTGACATAAGGAAGATAGAAGAATGTACCAATTTTTACTTGTTTAATCTGGCTCGTTGCATGTTCTTATTAGCTGCAGCTCTGCAAGGTTTTGTTACCTATTTATTGCCAGAGCTATCTTCAGGCCCAGAGCTCTTTTCAAGACTGCCTTTATTTCCTTGTTCCTTAAGCTATAGATGATAGGGTTCAGCATGGATGTCACTGCTGTGTAGAAGAGGGCCAAGAGTTTATCCAGTACTGGTAAGTAGCTAGACTTGGGCCTCAAGTAAGTAATAGATCCTGATCCATAGAAGAGTGTGACTACAAGTAGGTGGGAGGAACACGTGGAGAGAGCTTTATGGCGCCCCTCAGGTGAAGGCATCACCAGCACTGCAACCAGAATTCTGACATAGGAATAAATGATCAGCAAAAATGGGCTAGATATGCAGAGGACTGCTGCCACAAAGATTGCAGCTTCATTTTGGGATGTATCTCCACAGGCAAGCGCTAGGACAGGTGGAAGGTCATAGAAGAAGTGATCTATCTCACAGGGTCCACAGAAAttcaaggagaaaataaaattggtcTGTCCCAACCCTACAATACATCCCATTCCCCATGAAACTATTGCCAAATGGGCACATACACCAGGACTCGTTTGGGTTGCATGGTGTAGTGGGGCACATATGGCCATGCAGTGGTCAAAGGCCATGGCTGCCAATAGGCAGCACTCAGTTATACCAAAGAATGTGAAGAAAAACATCTGTGTGGCACATCCCTCCCGAGAAATTTCTCGGGCCTCACTCACAAGGCTCTGCAGCATCTTGGGTATGACAGAGCAAGTGTAGCCaatttccaggacagacaagttgaccagaaagaagtacatgggggtgtgtaGGGCTGGACTGGTACAGATGGCAAGGGCTATGAGTGCATTTCCTTTCAGTGATACTGAGAACATGAGGAGGATGAGGGTGAACAGGAGGAAACATTCTCCAGGAACCTCAGAGAACTTGGCAAATGCAAAGCATTTGACAGACAAACTGTTCTCTTGCCACAGAGAGCAGTTGACACTCATCTCCTGTAAGACAGAGCAGCAAGTCATTAGAACCATTCTCGCCTATGAGGGAAATTAAACCTTTTAAGATTTTAAGAGCTTCGGTTACATCAGAGACAGAATCTTTCTTGGCAGTCAAAAAATCAAAGCTTAGTACCTCAATGATTCATCCTCTCAGGTTTTCATTGCTCATACTTTGTTTATATCAGGTGATTTTCTGATGTGTACAAAAATTAACAGAGAATGATGAACactatagtcccagcactagtGAAGCCAAGACAGAAGGCTTACCATGAGTCTGAGTTCAGCTACACATTTGGAGTAAGCTATCAATCAACTAAGAATAGCAACATTAATTGTAGCTCTATTTTTTACCCATTTTCATTAATTATCAGTGTTACCGAGAAGAGCTGTTCTCTGTGCTTTCCTGCTCCCATAGATACAGTGTCTTCAACCATTTTCTGTGTGTATTGGCCCCAGATTACTCTGTGATTGCTCTTGCTAGTATTCAGATTCAGGAATTTAAGGTATCATTTCCTCAAGCAAGACTCTTATTTTTGAACGGTAAGTAAAATCAAATGACAATTCAATAAATACATGGTTACTATAATGCATAGAAATAAGGGCAAGTCACATCCTGATGTCAGGGCATTAATGAggtcatcagagatgcttcttaTGATACATTAGCTGAGATAAGAGAGAGAAGTAGGGTCTACCAAACACATTTGTAGCTCTTCATGTAACAAACCTCAACATGGAAGCTGATTTTTATAACTTAACAGTTCCAGTCTCTGTATAGAGTGTTTTCTTAGTGAGAGTATCACTGTTTACACattaaatttctgttttcttaataTTGTTCATGATATTCTATGAATCAGACTACTGAgttaagtaaaggaaaaaaatagaagaggcGGTgttttgctatgtagtccagcTAACCTCCAATTCATAAATTCCCCACCTCAGTCTCTTGAATGCCAGAATTCTAAGAACAAGTCATGGTGCCTGGCTTGATAGAAACTTCTTCCTAAGTTTCCATCTCAACAGACCTTACATGTACACATAGTATCTATATACTTCATTCCTCTTTGCTCATTTTTTCACAGGGGAGCTATTGTGTGCTTGCTTGATTGCATACATGGAAAACTCTTCAGTTCCAGCACAGTCTTGTCTGATTTCTGAATATCATCCA
Coding sequences:
- the LOC127672330 gene encoding olfactory receptor 10C1-like isoform X1, coding for MSVNCSLWQENSLSVKCFAFAKFSEVPGECFLLFTLILLMFSVSLKGNALIALAICTSPALHTPMYFFLVNLSVLEIGYTCSVIPKMLQSLVSEAREISREGCATQMFFFTFFGITECCLLAAMAFDHCMAICAPLHHATQTSPGVCAHLAIVSWGMGCIVGLGQTNFIFSLNFCGPCEIDHFFYDLPPVLALACGDTSQNEAAIFVAAVLCISSPFLLIIYSYVRILVAVLVMPSPEGRHKALSTCSSHLLVVTLFYGSGSITYLRPKSSYLPVLDKLLALFYTAVTSMLNPIIYSLRNKEIKAVLKRALGLKIALAINR
- the LOC127672330 gene encoding olfactory receptor 10A5-like isoform X2; translation: MSVNCSLWQENSLSVKCFAFAKFSEVPGECFLLFTLILLMFSVSLKGNALIALAICTSPALHTPMYFFLVNLSVLEIGYTCSVIPKMLQSLVSEAREISREGCATQMFFFTLFYGSGSITYLRPKSSYLPVLDKLLALFYTAVTSMLNPIIYSLRNKEIKAVLKRALGLKIALAINR